A region of Faecalibacterium taiwanense DNA encodes the following proteins:
- a CDS encoding DUF1836 domain-containing protein, whose product MKTETKCRVAACAAGFALPRYADLPQMGLYLDQTVQYVNSYFRTFCGVELTSSMVSNYVKKGILSHPVRKKYARDQIASLMYIAVSKTVLSMENIDALFKMQRAHCSAGAAYDYFCDEMENCLPFVFGCTREIRDLAVDAADEKLLLRSTILAAANKMYLDCCFNALRQEENLWDTILPDLA is encoded by the coding sequence ATGAAAACTGAAACCAAATGCCGCGTTGCGGCCTGCGCCGCCGGGTTTGCCCTGCCCCGGTACGCCGATCTCCCGCAGATGGGGCTTTATCTTGACCAGACCGTGCAGTACGTCAACAGCTATTTTCGCACCTTCTGCGGCGTGGAGCTCACCTCTTCCATGGTCAGCAACTACGTTAAAAAGGGCATTTTGTCCCACCCGGTGCGCAAGAAGTACGCCCGCGATCAGATCGCATCCCTGATGTACATTGCAGTCTCCAAAACGGTGCTCTCAATGGAAAACATCGATGCCCTGTTTAAAATGCAGCGGGCGCACTGTTCCGCCGGGGCAGCTTACGACTACTTCTGCGACGAGATGGAAAACTGCCTGCCGTTTGTATTCGGCTGCACCAGGGAAATCCGCGACCTTGCCGTGGATGCCGCAGATGAAAAGCTGCTTCTGCGCAGCACGATCCTTGCAGCGGCAAACAAAATGTACTTGGACTGCTGCTTCAACGCCCTGCGGCAGGAGGAAAATCTCTGGGATACC
- the cls gene encoding cardiolipin synthase, translating to MLFRSPIVRFFSRILNRITITVVLVALQLLWLCWVAFAITTGTGRVWVNGLLNALSLLIVLYLVRKDENSAYKVGWIALIGILPLLGGALYLAFGNKRPAKRLRLKMQAVEDAHKKDLVQEPGVLEGLDAREQGQSRYVAKYGPYPAWQNTRTQYFACGEAMYPQLLADLEKAEKSIFLEFFIVSHGCMWNGIEKILRRKAAQGVDVRLIYDDFGSLLGLPADFIVRMERAHIRCIPFNPVVPLLSLVMNHRDHRKIVVIDGTVAYTGGVNLADEYINAEQRFGYWKDAALRVEGDAAWNFTVMFLNFWNAFRPSETDYDAFRPMPLVSPVSDGIVQPYADSPLDEEPMAETVYLNILAQAQRYVYIYTPYLAVGEEMLDALKNAAKRGVDIRLVLPGIPDKKLVFRLSRSYYLPLLRAGVRIYEYTPGFLHAKCWVSDDVTAVVGSINMDYRSLFLHFECGVLLQKNSQVAVLRDDVRATLPQCREIQVTECRTSLPGTVLDSVLRLLSPLM from the coding sequence ATGCTTTTTCGTTCACCGATCGTGCGCTTTTTCAGCCGCATTCTGAACCGCATCACCATCACGGTGGTGTTGGTGGCATTGCAGCTGCTGTGGCTGTGCTGGGTGGCGTTTGCCATCACCACCGGCACGGGCCGCGTGTGGGTGAACGGCCTGCTCAACGCACTGAGCCTGCTCATCGTCCTGTACCTTGTGCGCAAGGATGAGAACAGCGCCTACAAGGTGGGCTGGATCGCGCTGATCGGCATTCTGCCGCTGCTGGGCGGTGCGCTGTATCTGGCCTTTGGCAACAAACGCCCGGCCAAGCGTCTGCGCCTGAAAATGCAGGCGGTGGAGGATGCCCACAAAAAAGACCTTGTACAGGAGCCGGGTGTGCTGGAAGGTCTGGATGCCCGCGAGCAGGGGCAGAGCCGATATGTGGCAAAGTACGGCCCCTATCCGGCGTGGCAGAACACTCGCACGCAGTATTTTGCCTGCGGCGAAGCCATGTATCCGCAGCTGCTGGCCGATCTGGAAAAGGCTGAAAAGAGCATCTTTCTGGAATTTTTCATCGTGAGCCACGGCTGCATGTGGAACGGCATTGAAAAGATCCTGCGCCGCAAGGCTGCGCAGGGCGTGGATGTGCGCCTGATCTACGATGATTTTGGCAGTCTGCTGGGTCTGCCCGCCGATTTCATCGTGCGCATGGAGCGGGCGCACATCCGCTGCATCCCGTTCAACCCGGTGGTGCCGCTGCTCTCGCTGGTGATGAACCACCGCGACCACCGCAAGATCGTAGTCATTGACGGTACGGTGGCCTACACCGGCGGCGTGAATCTGGCAGATGAGTATATCAATGCGGAGCAGCGCTTTGGCTACTGGAAGGATGCAGCCCTGCGTGTGGAAGGCGATGCCGCGTGGAACTTTACGGTGATGTTCCTCAACTTCTGGAACGCCTTCCGCCCCAGCGAGACGGATTATGATGCATTTCGTCCCATGCCGCTGGTGTCGCCGGTATCGGACGGCATCGTGCAGCCCTACGCGGACAGCCCGCTGGACGAGGAACCGATGGCCGAGACGGTGTACCTGAACATTCTTGCGCAGGCACAGCGGTATGTTTATATCTACACGCCCTACCTTGCCGTGGGCGAGGAAATGCTGGACGCACTGAAAAACGCGGCCAAGCGCGGGGTGGACATCCGGCTGGTGCTGCCGGGCATCCCGGACAAAAAGCTGGTGTTCCGGCTGAGCCGGTCGTACTATCTGCCGCTTTTGAGGGCAGGTGTACGCATTTACGAATATACGCCCGGCTTTCTGCATGCCAAGTGCTGGGTAAGCGACGATGTAACTGCCGTAGTGGGCAGCATCAACATGGACTACCGCAGCCTGTTCCTACACTTTGAGTGCGGTGTACTGCTGCAAAAGAACAGTCAGGTGGCAGTTCTGCGGGACGATGTACGGGCCACGCTGCCGCAGTGCCGCGAGATACAGGTGACGGAATGCCGCACCAGCCTGCCCGGCACGGTGCTGGACAGTGTGCTGCGGCTGCTGAGCCCCTTGATGTGA
- a CDS encoding DegV family protein, whose product MKTKIVVDSSSSLYALPGVDFACVPLKIITDEQEYLDDGTLDAVGMARSLRTYKGKTSTSCPNVADWLAAYEGAEQIFVATITGTLSGSYNAALLAAEEYKETHPEARVFVLDSLSAGPELRLLAERLRDLVRIGMEFDEICEAILAYHKHTHLLFSLESLANLARNGRVKPAVAAVARMLGIRVIGQASESGELEVLCKTRGEHGALERIVLELKDHGFTDGKVHIAHCDNPEAAKRLKLMIHAVFAGAQVDVAECGGLCSYYAEQGGLMVGYEDGKTE is encoded by the coding sequence ATGAAAACCAAGATCGTTGTGGATTCTTCGTCCAGCCTGTATGCCCTGCCGGGCGTGGATTTTGCCTGTGTGCCGTTGAAGATCATCACGGATGAACAGGAATATCTGGATGACGGTACTCTGGATGCTGTGGGCATGGCCCGGTCTCTGCGTACTTACAAGGGCAAGACCAGCACCTCCTGCCCCAATGTGGCAGACTGGTTGGCTGCTTATGAGGGTGCGGAGCAGATCTTTGTTGCCACCATCACGGGCACACTGTCCGGCAGCTACAATGCTGCACTGCTGGCAGCGGAAGAATACAAGGAAACGCACCCGGAGGCCCGTGTTTTTGTTCTGGACAGTCTGTCCGCCGGGCCGGAGCTGCGTCTGCTGGCAGAGCGTCTGCGGGATCTCGTCCGGATCGGGATGGAGTTTGACGAGATCTGCGAGGCAATCCTGGCTTACCACAAGCACACACATCTGCTGTTTTCGTTGGAATCGCTGGCCAATCTGGCCCGCAATGGCCGTGTGAAGCCTGCTGTTGCCGCTGTGGCACGGATGCTGGGCATCCGGGTCATTGGTCAGGCCAGTGAGAGCGGCGAGCTGGAGGTGCTGTGCAAGACCCGCGGCGAGCACGGTGCACTGGAGCGCATCGTGCTGGAATTGAAGGATCACGGCTTTACCGATGGCAAAGTGCACATTGCCCACTGTGATAACCCGGAAGCGGCCAAGCGCCTGAAGCTGATGATCCACGCGGTGTTTGCAGGGGCGCAGGTGGATGTGGCCGAGTGCGGCGGCCTGTGCAGCTACTACGCTGAACAGGGCGGCCTGATGGTGGGCTATGAGGACGGAAAAACAGAGTAA